The proteins below are encoded in one region of Sporosarcina sp. FSL K6-1508:
- a CDS encoding PadR family transcriptional regulator encodes MKHKLLPLSETMHYILLALREPLHGYAVMQKIEKISNGTVILAAGTLYGAIENLNKHGWIEPVGNSGRRKIYMITTEGSAILKMEQERLSHILSLYEGSESNEEV; translated from the coding sequence ATGAAACATAAATTATTGCCGTTGTCTGAAACCATGCATTATATTTTATTAGCCCTACGTGAACCGCTCCATGGCTATGCCGTAATGCAGAAGATAGAAAAAATAAGTAATGGCACTGTTATTTTAGCTGCTGGTACATTATACGGTGCAATTGAAAACTTGAATAAACATGGTTGGATTGAACCTGTTGGGAATTCGGGTCGGAGAAAAATTTATATGATAACTACAGAAGGAAGCGCCATTTTGAAAATGGAACAAGAAAGGCTATCGCATATTTTATCATTGTACGAAGGGAGTGAATCAAATGAAGAAGTTTAA